From the Micromonospora echinofusca genome, the window TCTCCATCGGGCACGTCTCACCGGAGGCGGCCTCCGGCGGGCTGATCGCCCTCGTCGAGCCCGGTGACGAGATCGTCATCGACATCCCGGCCCGGTCGATCGAGCTGAACGTGGCCCCCGACGTGCTGGAGGCCCGGCGGATCGCGCAGGAGAAGCGCGACAGGCCGTACACGCCGGTCGACCGGCAGCGGCCGGTGTCGGCGGCGCTGCGCGCGTACGCCTCGATGGCCACCTCGGCCAGCGACGGCGCCTACCGCCGCGTCCCGGAGTAGCCGCCGCGGCGCGTTCGCCAGTGCCTCGTCCCGCAGCCTTGACCGGGTGATCCGTGCTCCCTGGGGTGGTGGTCGCCGCGTCCGGGCCGCGCTGTGCCACCAAGCCGTGGGAAGCCCATTGGATACGTAGTACGCGGGTGCGGCGGCACCTGGGGGTCGCCGCACCCGCGAGGCCAGAAGGATTACCCGGCGAACAGCGTCCCGAGATCCTTGTACGCCTGGTCGAAGCGGGCCATCGCCGACGCGATGTTGGGCTCCGGCTGCGGATCACCGAGCGCCTTCTGCATCAGCCCGAGCCCGCCGGCCAGGTTCTCCCCGCTCGCCACCAGCGACGGCTGCGGGTCCGGGTCGCCGTGGAACTTCTCGTTCTTCAGGTCCGCCCAGCCGACCTGGCCGAGCTTCACCTCCGAACCGTCCATCAGCTTCGCCGACGACCGGAAGCTCTCCGTCGCCAACTCCCGCAGATGCTTCGCCTTGACCGGGTCCACGGCCTGCGCCGCCTCCCCCAGCAGCGACAGGCCCCGACCCAGCCGGTTCAGATACTCGAATCGCTTCTCCGGGTCGATCCGGTCCCACAGATCGAAGACGGGCGGACAACTCAGACACTCGATCGGCCCGATCGGCTTCGGCTCGAAGTCCGGCAAGACAATCGTGTGACAGTCGAAGATCGGCCGGCCGCCGAACTCGCCGACCTTGAAACAGACCGTCACCGGCCGACCCGCGGCACTGGCCGGATTGGCTGGCACCAGCAGCGTCGCGGTGACGACGAGCGCCACCGCGAGCAGTATTCGACCAACTCTGACCATGCGATGCCTCCTGCGAAGAACGTCAATGCCTTCATTCTGGCCCGCTGGCGCGTCGAGGCATAGGCCGAACATAAGTCTGAATCCGCAGGCTCGGGCCGCCGAGATATTTCCGTTCATTGACTCCGCAATCAGGCAATTCCAACGCCATGGCGCGCCTGTCCCACATCCCGAAACTCGATCATGGCTGTCGTCGTCCCCTGCTGAGGACCCCGCTCAGCGCGACGCCACGGGGTCGGGCAGCACGACGGTGCGGGCGTACCGGATGGCGGCCGGGGTGTCGGGGAAGACCAGGCCCTCGCGGCGCAGCCGGTCGGCGACGCCGAGGGTGGCCAGCACCTGGTCGTGGCCGGGGTCGATGCCGGAGAGCAGCACGGTGATGCCGCGTTCGGAAAGCCGGAGGATGGCGTCGCCGAGCACCTGCGCGCCGGTGGCGTCGAGGGTGGTCACCCGGGACATCCGCAGGATCACCACGCGCACGTCGGCCACGTCGGAGAGTTGGAGCAGGAAGTTGTGCGCGGCGGCGAAGAAGAGCGGGCCGTCCAGCCGGTAGGCCACGATGTGGTCGGCGAGCAGGGCACGCTCCTCGGCGCTGTGCTCGCCGGGGTCGAGGGCGACCTGTTCCACGCGGGCCGTACGGGCCACCGCGCGGAGGGCGATCACGATCGCCACGCCCACCCCGACCGCCACGGCGGTCACCAGGTCCAGCGCCACCGTGACCGCGAAGGTGAGCACCAGCACGAGGGCGTCGCCCCGGGTGGCGCGGGCCAGCGCCCAGAGCGACCCGGCCTCGACCATCCGGACGGTGGTGGCCAGCAGGACGCCGGCCAGGGCGGCGAGGGGGATCCGGCCGACCAGCGGGGCGGCGGCCAGCACGATCCCGGCGAGGGCGACGGCGTGGGTGAGCGCGGCCAGCTTCGAGCCGGCGCCGGCACGCACGTTCACCGCCGTACGGGCGATGGCGGCGGTGGCCGGGATCCCGCCGAACGCCGGGGCGGCGAGGTTGGCCAGCCCCTGGCCGAACAGCTCGCGGTCGGGGTCGTGGCGCTGGCCGACCGTCATCCCGTCCGCCACGGTGGCGGAGAGCAGGCTCTCCAGGGCGGCCAGCGCGGCGACCGCGAGGGCGGAGGGCAGCAGGACCCCGACGGCGTCGAGGTCGAGGAAGGACAGCGAGGGCGCGGGCAGGCCGGCGGGCAGGGCACCGATGCGGGCCAGCTCGACCGGGGCGGTCTCGGCCACGACCGTCGCGGCGGCCACCCCGAGCAGGGAGAACGGCCAGCCGGGACGCCAGCGGGCGCCGAGCAGCATCACCGCCGCGACGCCGAGGGCCATCGCGATCGGGACCGGCCGCGGGTCCGCGACGAACCGGGCGACCGCGTCGGCGGCCACGGCCCAGACGCGGTCGCCGTGCGCGTCGGTCACCCCGAGCGCCGCCGGCACCTGTTGCAGGGCGATGACCACCGCGATGCCGGCGGTGAATCCCTCGATCACGGGGACGGGGAGGTAGTGGACGTACCGGCCGAGGCGGGCGAGGGCCAGCGCGATCAGCACCAGCCCGGCCAGCGCCCCGACCATCAGCACACCGGTGGGGCCGAACTGCTGGACCACCGGCACCAGCACCACGGTCATCGCCCCGGTCGGCCCGGAGACCTGGAGGTGGGAGCCGCCGAAGACGGCAGCGACGGCGCCGGCCACCACCGCCGTCACCAGCCCGGCCTGCGCCCCGAGCCCGGAGGTGACGCCG encodes:
- a CDS encoding SulP family inorganic anion transporter, encoding MSQALGLRERFLGLLPPRADWQAVRRSPRRDLLAGLTVAVVALPLALAFGVTSGLGAQAGLVTAVVAGAVAAVFGGSHLQVSGPTGAMTVVLVPVVQQFGPTGVLMVGALAGLVLIALALARLGRYVHYLPVPVIEGFTAGIAVVIALQQVPAALGVTDAHGDRVWAVAADAVARFVADPRPVPIAMALGVAAVMLLGARWRPGWPFSLLGVAAATVVAETAPVELARIGALPAGLPAPSLSFLDLDAVGVLLPSALAVAALAALESLLSATVADGMTVGQRHDPDRELFGQGLANLAAPAFGGIPATAAIARTAVNVRAGAGSKLAALTHAVALAGIVLAAAPLVGRIPLAALAGVLLATTVRMVEAGSLWALARATRGDALVLVLTFAVTVALDLVTAVAVGVGVAIVIALRAVARTARVEQVALDPGEHSAEERALLADHIVAYRLDGPLFFAAAHNFLLQLSDVADVRVVILRMSRVTTLDATGAQVLGDAILRLSERGITVLLSGIDPGHDQVLATLGVADRLRREGLVFPDTPAAIRYARTVVLPDPVASR